From a single Myotis daubentonii chromosome 5, mMyoDau2.1, whole genome shotgun sequence genomic region:
- the WIZ gene encoding protein Wiz isoform X4, producing the protein MDGPLVGGLAAPDRPRGPERLPGPAPREDIEGGAEAAEGDGGIFRSTHYLPVTKEGPRDILDGRGGISDGQPHPGLNEALPRASSATHRISSCCWDGGSLDFRPGSPPPHLLGHFSGLPGGRGPWEHPLVQEAGEGIPSEQRFEDSVIVRTVKPHAELEGSRRFLYHQGEPKLLEKSPQGHSRFNWLQDADEQSPTQNSGLPLDLLPPPPPLTSFRTVLVPGEGTTKNLDVEVGAREHLTDLEGLAQSTSEWCLPRSATEVATQTWTVNSEASVERLQPLLPPVRTGPYLCELLQEVAEGVASPDEDEDEDPAVFPCVECSIYFKQKEHLLEHMSQHRRAPGQEPPANLAPLACSECGWAFADPCALEHHRQLHQASREKILEEIQKLKQIPNDEGREARLQCSKCVFGTSSSKAFVQHAKLHVRESPGQAAKEHFGGGSPGPDATALGYQPYGASSGLNACIFCGFPAPSESLLREHVRLVHARPHWEEDGEAFEENPASQPGTSQDVYARFPEAAEDYFGNAEPFLAPTWRENPTGYDPSLAFGPGCQELGTRDFPLSKPLPHSVGQRPLGRPAFPSPLASTPYSLQPSRSKNAVHLQGLPAPLGDQRHPWSEEEEEDIQLASEMDFFPENGVFPPLAAPGLIPEAALELKRTFREALRSAAASPAQQQQLLGMVPVVLVSRLRSQVLAAAARAPPRLLPEELGLEGAHPLDFLLLDAPLGGPLGLDTILDGDPAMALKHEERKCPYCPDRFHNGIGLANHVRGHLNRVGVSYNVRHFISAEEVKAIERRFSFQKKKKKVANFDPGTFSLMRCDFCGAGFDTRAGLSSHARAHLRDFGITNWELTVSPINILQELLATSAAERPPSPLGHEPGGMPGGYLTPRRPRLPLTVPFPPTWAEDPGPAYGDGLGSEENTMVAMDLGPPLLPRKSLPAPGPLEQVANRLSSKVAAEVSHGSKQELPDLKAQSLTTCEVCGACFETRKGLSSHARSHLRQLGVAESESSGAPIDLLYELVKQKGLPDTPLGLPPGLTKKSSSPKEVVAGAPRQSLLTLAKPLDAPAINKAIKSPPGFSAKGLAHPPSSPLLKKAPLALAGSPIPKNPEDKSPQLSLSPRPVSPKAQWPQSEDEGPLNLTSGPEPARDIRCEFCGEFFENRKGLSSHARSHLRQMGVTEWYVNGSPIDTLREILKRRTQSRPGGPLHPPGPSPKALAKVVGSGGLGSSLEARSPADLHLSPLAKKLPPPPGSPLGHSPTASPPPTARKMFSGLTAPSLTKKLKPEQMRVEIKREMLPGALHGELHPSEGPWVAPREDMAPLNLSSRAEPVRDIRCEFCGEFFENRKGLSSHARSHLRQMGVTEWSVNGSPIDTLREILKKKSKPCLIKKEPPAGDLAPALVEDGPPTVVPGSVQPLLPLVPMAGRPGKPGAGLAQVPRELNLAPITGAKPSATSYLGSVAAKRPLQEDRFLSAEVKAKTYIQTELPFKAKTLHEKTSHSSTEACCELCGLYFENRKALASHARAHLRQFGVTEWCVNGSPIETLSEWIKHRPQKVGAYRSYIQGGRPFTKKFRNAGHGRESDKRPHLGLAPGGLSVVGRSAGGEPGPEAGRAADGGERPLAASPPGTVKAEEHQRQNINKFERRQARPADTSAARGGEEANDLQQKLEEVRQPPPRVRPVPSLVPRPPQTSLVKFVGNIYTLKCRFCEVEFQGPLSIQEEWVRHLQRHILEMNFSKADPPPEEPQAPPAQTAAAEAP; encoded by the exons ATGGATGGACCCCTGGTGGGCGGCCTGGCTGCCCCAGACCGTCCTCGAGGCCCTGAGAGACTGCCCGGCCCAGCACCGAGAGAGGACATtgagggtggggctgaggcagctgaAGGGGATGGTGGCATCTTCCGGTCCACCCATTACCTGCCGGTCACCAAGGAGGGCCCCCGAGACATTCTGGATGGCAGAGGTGGCATTTCTG ACGGGCAGCCCCATCCCGGCCTCAACGAAGCCCTCCCCCGTGCCTCCTCCGCCACCCATCGGATCAGCAGCTG CTGCTGGGATGGAGGCAGCCTGGACTTCCGGCCAGGTTCCCCACCACCCCATCTCCTGGGCCACTTCTCTGGCCTCCCCGGTGGCcgggggccctgggagcaccCCCTGGTCCAGGAAGCTGGGGAGGGCATCCCATCTGAGCAGAGGTTCGAGGACTCGGTCATTGTGAGAACTGTGAAGCCCCACGCTGAGCTTGAGGGCTCTAGAAGGTTCTTGTACCATCAGGGTGAACCGAAGCTCTTGGAGAAGTCCCCCCAGGGCCACTCCAGGTTCAACTGGCTCCAAGACGCAGATGAGCAGTCCCCAACCCAGAATTCAGGGctgcccctggacctgctgccccCACCGCCACCTCTCACCTCCTTCAGGACAGTGCTGGTGCCTGGAGAGGGCACCACGAAGAACTTGGATGTGGAGGTAGGAGCCAGAGAGCACTTGACAGACCTGGAGGGGCTGGCCCAGTCAACTTCGGAGTGGTGTCTGCCTCGGTCAGCCACAGAAGTGGCCACTCAGACCTGGACGGTGAACTCGGAGGCATCTGTGGAGCGACTGCAGCCACTGCTGCCCCCCGTCCGGACCGGTCCTTACCTGTGTGAGCtgctgcaggaggtggctgagggGGTGGCCAGCCCGGATGAGGATGAGGACGAGGACCCGGCTGTATTCCCGTGCGTGGAGTGCAGCATCTACTTCAAGCAGAAGGAGCACCTTCTGGAGCACATGAGCCAGCATCGCCGAGCCCCAGGCCAGGAGCCCCCCGCCAACTTGGCCCCACTGGCCTGCAGTGAGTGTGGCTGGGCCTTTGCTGACCCCTGTGCCCTGGAGCACCACCGGcagctgcaccaggcctccagggagAAGATTCTCGAAGAAATCCAGAAGCTGAAGCAGATCCCAAATGATGAGGGCCGGGAGGCACGGCTGCAGTGCTCTAAGTGCGTCTTTGGCACCAGTTCCTCCAAAGCCTTTGTGCAGCATGCCAAGCTGCACGTGCGAGAGTCACCAGGCCAGGCTGCCAAGGAGCACTTTGGGGGTGGCAGCCCAGGCCCCGATGCCACTGCCCTCGGCTATCAGCCCTATGGAGCCTCCTCAGGTCTCAATGCTTGCATTTTCTGTGGCTTCCCAGCGCCCAGCGAGAGCCTACTCAGGGAGCATGTGAGGCTTGTGCACGCTCGTCCCCActgggaggaggatggtgaggcaTTTGAGGAGAACCCTGCCAGCCAGCCTGGCACCAGCCAGGACGTGTATGCCCGCTTCCCTGAAGCTGCTGAGGACTACTTTGGCAACGCTGAGCCGTTTTTGGCCCCTACATGGCGGGAGAATCCTACTGGATACGACCCCAGCCTGGCCTTTGGCCCAggctgccaggagctgggcaCAAGGGATTTCCCACTGTCAAAGCCACTACCGCACAGCGTGGGCCAGAGGCCCCTGGGAAGGCCAGCCTTTCCCTCACCACTAGCGTCCACCCCATATTCCTTACAGCCCAGTAGAAGCAAAAATGCTGTCCATTTGCAGgggctcccagccccactgggggaCCAGAGACACCCCTGgagtgaagaggaggaggaggatataCAGCTGGCCTCGGAAATGGACTTTTTCCCTGAGAATGGGGTCTTTCCACCTCTTGCTGCCCCTGGCCTCATCCCAGAGGCAGCCCTGGAGCTGAAGCGGACTTTCCGAGAAGCCCTCCGATCAGCGGCAGCCTCAccagcacagcagcagcagctccttggGATGGTACCCGTCGTGCTGGTGTCCAGGCTGAGGTCCCAGGTCCTGGCTGCGGCAGCCAGGGCACCTCCGAGGCTGCTGCCcgaggagctggggctggagggcgcCCACCCCTTGGACTTCCTACTCCTGGATGCACCGCTGGGcggcccgctggggctggacacAATCCTGGATGGGGACCCCGCAATGGCACTGAAGCACGAGGAGCGGAAGTGCCCCTACTGCCCCGATCGCTTCCACAACGGCATCGGCCTGGCAAACCACGTGCGGGGCCACCTGAACCGCGTGGGCGTCAGCTACAATGTGCGGCATTTCATCTCCGCCGAGGAGGTGAAGGCCATCGAACGCAGGTTCTCcttccagaagaagaagaaaaaag tgGCTAACTTTGACCCTGGCACCTTCAGCCTGATGCGCTGTGACTTCTGCGGGGCCGGCTTCGACACCAGGGCTGGCCTCTCTAGCCACGCCCGGGCCCACCTGCGTGACTTTGGCATCACTAACTGGGAGCTCACCGTCTCACCCATCAACATCCTACAGGAGCTGCTGGCCACATCGGCCGCcgagaggccccccagcccccttgGCCATGAGCCCGGGGGCATGCCTGGTGGCTATCTGACCCCTCGCAGGCCCCGTTTACCTCTCACAGTGCCCTTCCCACCCACCTGGGCTGAGGACCCTGGGCCAGCCTACGGAGATG GCCTGGGTTCTGAAGAAAACACCATGGTGGCCATGGACTTGGgcccccctctgctccccaggaaGAGCCTACCTGCTCCCGGGCCCCTGGAGCAGGTGGCCAATCGGCTGAGCAGCAAAGTGGCTGCAGAGGTTTCTCATGGCAGCAAGCAAGAGCTGCCGGACCTCAAGG CCCAGAGCCTGACCACCTGCGAGGTCTGCGGTGCCTGCTTTGAGACACGCAAGGGCCTGTCCAGCCATGCGCGCTCCCACCTGCGGCAGCTGGGTGTGGCCGAGTCTGAGAGCAGCGGTGCCCCCATCGACCTCCTCTACGAGCTCGTGAAGCAGAAGGGCCTGCCTGACACACCCCTTGGGCTGCCCCCGGGCCTGACTAAGAAGTCCAGCTCCCCGAAGGAGGTGGTCGCTGGGGCCCCCCGACAGAGCCTGCTCACCCTGGCCAAGCCCCTGGACGCCCCTGCTATCAACAAGGCCATCAAGTCGCCTCCTGGCTTCTCAGCCAAGGGCCTGGCTCACCCGCCCAGCTCCCCACTCCTCAAGAAGGCACCACTGGCCCTGGCAGGCTCCCCTATCCCCAAGAATCCTGAGGACAAGAGCCCCCAGCTGTCCCTGAGCCCCCGGCCGGTCTCCCCAAAGGCACAGTGGCCTCAGTCTGAGGACGAGGGGCCCCTGAACCTCA CCTCAGGCCCAGAACCAGCTCGCGATATCCGCTGCGAGTTCTGTGGTGAGTTCTTCGAGAACCGAAAGGGTCTTTCCAGCCACGCACGCTCCCACTTGCGGCAGATGGGTGTGACTGAGTGGTATGTCAACGGCTCGCCCATCGACACGCTGCGGGAGATCCTCAAGAGGCGGACTCAGTCCCGGCCCGGAGGACCCCTCCATCCACCAGGACCTAGTCCAAAAGCCTTGGCCAAGGTGGTGGGCAGCGGAGGTCTCGGCAGCTCGCTGGAAGCCCGCAGCCCTGCAGACCTTCACCTCTCGCCCCTGGCCAAGAAGTTGCCACCACCACCAGGCAGCCCCCTGGGCCACTCACCaactgcttctcctcctcccacggCCCGAAAGATGTTCTCAGGCCTGACTGCACCCTCCCTGACCAAGAAGCTGAAGCCTGAACAAATGCGTGTGGAGATCAAGCGTGAGATGCTGCCAGGGGCCCTTCATGGGGAGCTACACCCGTCTGAGGGTCCCTGGGTGGCGCCACGGGAAGACATGGCCCCCCTGAACCTGT CATCACGGGCAGAGCCAGTGCGTGACATCCGCTGTGAGTTCTGTGGTGAGTTCTTTGAGAACCGAAAAGGCTTGTCCAGCCACGCACGCTCCCACCTGCGACAGATGGGTGTGACTGAGTGGTCCGTCAATGGCTCACCCATCGACACGCTTCGGGAGATCCTTAAGAAGAAGTCTAAGCCGTGCCTCATCAAGAAGGAGCCTCCAGCTGGAGACCTGGCCCCTGCCTTGGTTGAGGATGGGCCCCCTACAGTGGTTCCTGGGTCTGTGCAGCCCCTCCTGCCGCTGGTGCCAATGGCTGGCCGGCCAGGCAAACCAGGAGCTGGGCTGGCCCAGGTACCCCGTGAGCTCAACCTGGCACCCATCACGGGTGCCAAGCCCTCAGCCACCAGCTACCTGGGCTCAGTGGCAGCCAAGCGACCCCTGCAGGAGGATCGCTTCCTCTCTGCAGAGGTCAAGGCCAAGACCTACATCCAGACTGAACTGCCCTTCAAGGCAAAGACCCTTCACGAGAAGACCTCCCACTCCT CCACCGAGGCCTGCTGTGAGCTGTGTGGCCTTTACTTCGAAAACcgcaaggccctggccagccatGCTCGGGCGCATCTGCGGCAGTTCGGTGTGACTGAGTGGTGCGTGAATGGCTCACCCATTGAGACGCTGAGCGAGTGGATCAAGCACCGGCCCCAGAAGGTGGGCGCCTACCGCAGCTACATCCAGGGTGGCCGCCCCTTCACCAAGAAGTTCCGAAACGCTGGCCATGGCCGCGAGAGCGACAAGCGGCCACACCTGGGGCTGGCACCTGGGGGCCTGTCCGTGGTGGGCCGCAGTGCTGGGGGTGAGCCAGGGCCAGAGGCTGGCCGGGCAGCCGACGGGGGCGAGCGGCCGTTGGCAGCCAGCCCCCCGGGCACCGTGAAAGCCGAGGAGCACCAGCGGCAGAACATCAACA AATTTGAGCGCCGACAAGCCCGCCCTGCAGATACCTCTGCGGCCAGGGGGGGCGAGGAGGCCAATGACCTGCAGCAGAAGCTGGAGGAGGTGCGGCAACCCCCACCCCGGGTCCGGCCAGTCCCCTCCTTGGTGCCTCGTCCCCCCCAGACATCACTGGTTAAGTTCGTCGGCAACATCTATACCCTCAAGTGCAG GTTCTGTGAGGTGGAATTCCAGGGACCTCTCTCCATCCAGGAGGAGTGGGTGCGGCACTTACAGCGGCACATCCTGGAGATGAATTTCTCCAAAGCAGACCCCCCGCCCGaggagccccaggcccctccagcACAGACAGCGGCGGCAGAGGCACCCTAA
- the WIZ gene encoding protein Wiz isoform X5 — translation MDGPLVGGLAAPDRPRGPERLPGPAPREDIEGGAEAAEGDGGIFRSTHYLPVTKEGPRDILDGRGGISDGQPHPGLNEALPRASSATHRISSCCWDGGSLDFRPGSPPPHLLGHFSGLPGGRGPWEHPLVQEAGEGIPSEQRFEDSVIVRTVKPHAELEGSRRFLYHQGEPKLLEKSPQGHSRFNWLQDADEQSPTQNSGLPLDLLPPPPPLTSFRTVLVPGEGTTKNLDVEVGAREHLTDLEGLAQSTSEWCLPRSATEVATQTWTVNSEASVERLQPLLPPVRTGPYLCELLQEVAEGVASPDEDEDEDPAVFPCVECSIYFKQKEHLLEHMSQHRRAPGQEPPANLAPLACSECGWAFADPCALEHHRQLHQASREKILEEIQKLKQIPNDEGREARLQCSKCVFGTSSSKAFVQHAKLHVRESPGQAAKEHFGGGSPGPDATALGYQPYGASSGLNACIFCGFPAPSESLLREHVRLVHARPHWEEDGEAFEENPASQPGTSQDVYARFPEAAEDYFGNAEPFLAPTWRENPTGYDPSLAFGPGCQELGTRDFPLSKPLPHSVGQRPLGRPAFPSPLASTPYSLQPSRSKNAVHLQGLPAPLGDQRHPWSEEEEEDIQLASEMDFFPENGVFPPLAAPGLIPEAALELKRTFREALRSAAASPAQQQQLLGMVPVVLVSRLRSQVLAAAARAPPRLLPEELGLEGAHPLDFLLLDAPLGGPLGLDTILDGDPAMALKHEERKCPYCPDRFHNGIGLANHVRGHLNRVGVSYNVRHFISAEEVKAIERRFSFQKKKKKVANFDPGTFSLMRCDFCGAGFDTRAGLSSHARAHLRDFGITNWELTVSPINILQELLATSAAERPPSPLGHEPGGMPGGYLTPRRPRLPLTVPFPPTWAEDPGPAYGDGLGSEENTMVAMDLGPPLLPRKSLPAPGPLEQVANRLSSKVAAEVSHGSKQELPDLKALDSDGGRELDCQLCGAWFETRKGLSSHARAHLRHLGVSDPDAKGSPIDVLHGLIRRVGIQNRLPPGRSVLAQLGRPPPTSTALSLLPPPPPAKKAKLKAAGMASPWGKQDLSAAAAAGIFWASDVEPSPLNLSSGPEPARDIRCEFCGEFFENRKGLSSHARSHLRQMGVTEWYVNGSPIDTLREILKRRTQSRPGGPLHPPGPSPKALAKVVGSGGLGSSLEARSPADLHLSPLAKKLPPPPGSPLGHSPTASPPPTARKMFSGLTAPSLTKKLKPEQMRVEIKREMLPGALHGELHPSEGPWVAPREDMAPLNLSSRAEPVRDIRCEFCGEFFENRKGLSSHARSHLRQMGVTEWSVNGSPIDTLREILKKKSKPCLIKKEPPAGDLAPALVEDGPPTVVPGSVQPLLPLVPMAGRPGKPGAGLAQVPRELNLAPITGAKPSATSYLGSVAAKRPLQEDRFLSAEVKAKTYIQTELPFKAKTLHEKTSHSSTEACCELCGLYFENRKALASHARAHLRQFGVTEWCVNGSPIETLSEWIKHRPQKVGAYRSYIQGGRPFTKKFRNAGHGRESDKRPHLGLAPGGLSVVGRSAGGEPGPEAGRAADGGERPLAASPPGTVKAEEHQRQNINKFERRQARPADTSAARGGEEANDLQQKLEEVRQPPPRVRPVPSLVPRPPQTSLVKFVGNIYTLKCRFCEVEFQGPLSIQEEWVRHLQRHILEMNFSKADPPPEEPQAPPAQTAAAEAP, via the exons ATGGATGGACCCCTGGTGGGCGGCCTGGCTGCCCCAGACCGTCCTCGAGGCCCTGAGAGACTGCCCGGCCCAGCACCGAGAGAGGACATtgagggtggggctgaggcagctgaAGGGGATGGTGGCATCTTCCGGTCCACCCATTACCTGCCGGTCACCAAGGAGGGCCCCCGAGACATTCTGGATGGCAGAGGTGGCATTTCTG ACGGGCAGCCCCATCCCGGCCTCAACGAAGCCCTCCCCCGTGCCTCCTCCGCCACCCATCGGATCAGCAGCTG CTGCTGGGATGGAGGCAGCCTGGACTTCCGGCCAGGTTCCCCACCACCCCATCTCCTGGGCCACTTCTCTGGCCTCCCCGGTGGCcgggggccctgggagcaccCCCTGGTCCAGGAAGCTGGGGAGGGCATCCCATCTGAGCAGAGGTTCGAGGACTCGGTCATTGTGAGAACTGTGAAGCCCCACGCTGAGCTTGAGGGCTCTAGAAGGTTCTTGTACCATCAGGGTGAACCGAAGCTCTTGGAGAAGTCCCCCCAGGGCCACTCCAGGTTCAACTGGCTCCAAGACGCAGATGAGCAGTCCCCAACCCAGAATTCAGGGctgcccctggacctgctgccccCACCGCCACCTCTCACCTCCTTCAGGACAGTGCTGGTGCCTGGAGAGGGCACCACGAAGAACTTGGATGTGGAGGTAGGAGCCAGAGAGCACTTGACAGACCTGGAGGGGCTGGCCCAGTCAACTTCGGAGTGGTGTCTGCCTCGGTCAGCCACAGAAGTGGCCACTCAGACCTGGACGGTGAACTCGGAGGCATCTGTGGAGCGACTGCAGCCACTGCTGCCCCCCGTCCGGACCGGTCCTTACCTGTGTGAGCtgctgcaggaggtggctgagggGGTGGCCAGCCCGGATGAGGATGAGGACGAGGACCCGGCTGTATTCCCGTGCGTGGAGTGCAGCATCTACTTCAAGCAGAAGGAGCACCTTCTGGAGCACATGAGCCAGCATCGCCGAGCCCCAGGCCAGGAGCCCCCCGCCAACTTGGCCCCACTGGCCTGCAGTGAGTGTGGCTGGGCCTTTGCTGACCCCTGTGCCCTGGAGCACCACCGGcagctgcaccaggcctccagggagAAGATTCTCGAAGAAATCCAGAAGCTGAAGCAGATCCCAAATGATGAGGGCCGGGAGGCACGGCTGCAGTGCTCTAAGTGCGTCTTTGGCACCAGTTCCTCCAAAGCCTTTGTGCAGCATGCCAAGCTGCACGTGCGAGAGTCACCAGGCCAGGCTGCCAAGGAGCACTTTGGGGGTGGCAGCCCAGGCCCCGATGCCACTGCCCTCGGCTATCAGCCCTATGGAGCCTCCTCAGGTCTCAATGCTTGCATTTTCTGTGGCTTCCCAGCGCCCAGCGAGAGCCTACTCAGGGAGCATGTGAGGCTTGTGCACGCTCGTCCCCActgggaggaggatggtgaggcaTTTGAGGAGAACCCTGCCAGCCAGCCTGGCACCAGCCAGGACGTGTATGCCCGCTTCCCTGAAGCTGCTGAGGACTACTTTGGCAACGCTGAGCCGTTTTTGGCCCCTACATGGCGGGAGAATCCTACTGGATACGACCCCAGCCTGGCCTTTGGCCCAggctgccaggagctgggcaCAAGGGATTTCCCACTGTCAAAGCCACTACCGCACAGCGTGGGCCAGAGGCCCCTGGGAAGGCCAGCCTTTCCCTCACCACTAGCGTCCACCCCATATTCCTTACAGCCCAGTAGAAGCAAAAATGCTGTCCATTTGCAGgggctcccagccccactgggggaCCAGAGACACCCCTGgagtgaagaggaggaggaggatataCAGCTGGCCTCGGAAATGGACTTTTTCCCTGAGAATGGGGTCTTTCCACCTCTTGCTGCCCCTGGCCTCATCCCAGAGGCAGCCCTGGAGCTGAAGCGGACTTTCCGAGAAGCCCTCCGATCAGCGGCAGCCTCAccagcacagcagcagcagctccttggGATGGTACCCGTCGTGCTGGTGTCCAGGCTGAGGTCCCAGGTCCTGGCTGCGGCAGCCAGGGCACCTCCGAGGCTGCTGCCcgaggagctggggctggagggcgcCCACCCCTTGGACTTCCTACTCCTGGATGCACCGCTGGGcggcccgctggggctggacacAATCCTGGATGGGGACCCCGCAATGGCACTGAAGCACGAGGAGCGGAAGTGCCCCTACTGCCCCGATCGCTTCCACAACGGCATCGGCCTGGCAAACCACGTGCGGGGCCACCTGAACCGCGTGGGCGTCAGCTACAATGTGCGGCATTTCATCTCCGCCGAGGAGGTGAAGGCCATCGAACGCAGGTTCTCcttccagaagaagaagaaaaaag tgGCTAACTTTGACCCTGGCACCTTCAGCCTGATGCGCTGTGACTTCTGCGGGGCCGGCTTCGACACCAGGGCTGGCCTCTCTAGCCACGCCCGGGCCCACCTGCGTGACTTTGGCATCACTAACTGGGAGCTCACCGTCTCACCCATCAACATCCTACAGGAGCTGCTGGCCACATCGGCCGCcgagaggccccccagcccccttgGCCATGAGCCCGGGGGCATGCCTGGTGGCTATCTGACCCCTCGCAGGCCCCGTTTACCTCTCACAGTGCCCTTCCCACCCACCTGGGCTGAGGACCCTGGGCCAGCCTACGGAGATG GCCTGGGTTCTGAAGAAAACACCATGGTGGCCATGGACTTGGgcccccctctgctccccaggaaGAGCCTACCTGCTCCCGGGCCCCTGGAGCAGGTGGCCAATCGGCTGAGCAGCAAAGTGGCTGCAGAGGTTTCTCATGGCAGCAAGCAAGAGCTGCCGGACCTCAAGG CTTTAGATAGTGACGGGGGCAGAGAGCTGGACTGCCAGCTGTGCGGTGCCTGGTTTGAGACCCGCAAGGGCCTGTCCAGCCACGCCCGCGCCCACCTGCGCCACCTGGGCGTCAGCGACCCGGATGCCAAGGGATCCCCCATAGACGTGCTCCACGGGCTCATCAGGAGGGTCGGCATCCAGAATCGCCTCCCACCCGGGCGCAGCGTGCTGGCCCAGCTGGGGcggcctcctcccacctccacggccCTCTCCTtgctcccccccccaccgccgGCCAAGAAGGCCAAGCTGAAGGCTGCGGGTATGGCCAGCCCCTGGGGGAAGCAGGACCTCTCGGCCGCCGCAGCCGCTGGCATTTTCTGGGCCTCTGATGTGGAGCCGTCTCCTCTCAACCTCT CCTCAGGCCCAGAACCAGCTCGCGATATCCGCTGCGAGTTCTGTGGTGAGTTCTTCGAGAACCGAAAGGGTCTTTCCAGCCACGCACGCTCCCACTTGCGGCAGATGGGTGTGACTGAGTGGTATGTCAACGGCTCGCCCATCGACACGCTGCGGGAGATCCTCAAGAGGCGGACTCAGTCCCGGCCCGGAGGACCCCTCCATCCACCAGGACCTAGTCCAAAAGCCTTGGCCAAGGTGGTGGGCAGCGGAGGTCTCGGCAGCTCGCTGGAAGCCCGCAGCCCTGCAGACCTTCACCTCTCGCCCCTGGCCAAGAAGTTGCCACCACCACCAGGCAGCCCCCTGGGCCACTCACCaactgcttctcctcctcccacggCCCGAAAGATGTTCTCAGGCCTGACTGCACCCTCCCTGACCAAGAAGCTGAAGCCTGAACAAATGCGTGTGGAGATCAAGCGTGAGATGCTGCCAGGGGCCCTTCATGGGGAGCTACACCCGTCTGAGGGTCCCTGGGTGGCGCCACGGGAAGACATGGCCCCCCTGAACCTGT CATCACGGGCAGAGCCAGTGCGTGACATCCGCTGTGAGTTCTGTGGTGAGTTCTTTGAGAACCGAAAAGGCTTGTCCAGCCACGCACGCTCCCACCTGCGACAGATGGGTGTGACTGAGTGGTCCGTCAATGGCTCACCCATCGACACGCTTCGGGAGATCCTTAAGAAGAAGTCTAAGCCGTGCCTCATCAAGAAGGAGCCTCCAGCTGGAGACCTGGCCCCTGCCTTGGTTGAGGATGGGCCCCCTACAGTGGTTCCTGGGTCTGTGCAGCCCCTCCTGCCGCTGGTGCCAATGGCTGGCCGGCCAGGCAAACCAGGAGCTGGGCTGGCCCAGGTACCCCGTGAGCTCAACCTGGCACCCATCACGGGTGCCAAGCCCTCAGCCACCAGCTACCTGGGCTCAGTGGCAGCCAAGCGACCCCTGCAGGAGGATCGCTTCCTCTCTGCAGAGGTCAAGGCCAAGACCTACATCCAGACTGAACTGCCCTTCAAGGCAAAGACCCTTCACGAGAAGACCTCCCACTCCT CCACCGAGGCCTGCTGTGAGCTGTGTGGCCTTTACTTCGAAAACcgcaaggccctggccagccatGCTCGGGCGCATCTGCGGCAGTTCGGTGTGACTGAGTGGTGCGTGAATGGCTCACCCATTGAGACGCTGAGCGAGTGGATCAAGCACCGGCCCCAGAAGGTGGGCGCCTACCGCAGCTACATCCAGGGTGGCCGCCCCTTCACCAAGAAGTTCCGAAACGCTGGCCATGGCCGCGAGAGCGACAAGCGGCCACACCTGGGGCTGGCACCTGGGGGCCTGTCCGTGGTGGGCCGCAGTGCTGGGGGTGAGCCAGGGCCAGAGGCTGGCCGGGCAGCCGACGGGGGCGAGCGGCCGTTGGCAGCCAGCCCCCCGGGCACCGTGAAAGCCGAGGAGCACCAGCGGCAGAACATCAACA AATTTGAGCGCCGACAAGCCCGCCCTGCAGATACCTCTGCGGCCAGGGGGGGCGAGGAGGCCAATGACCTGCAGCAGAAGCTGGAGGAGGTGCGGCAACCCCCACCCCGGGTCCGGCCAGTCCCCTCCTTGGTGCCTCGTCCCCCCCAGACATCACTGGTTAAGTTCGTCGGCAACATCTATACCCTCAAGTGCAG GTTCTGTGAGGTGGAATTCCAGGGACCTCTCTCCATCCAGGAGGAGTGGGTGCGGCACTTACAGCGGCACATCCTGGAGATGAATTTCTCCAAAGCAGACCCCCCGCCCGaggagccccaggcccctccagcACAGACAGCGGCGGCAGAGGCACCCTAA